One window of Pelmatolapia mariae isolate MD_Pm_ZW linkage group LG18, Pm_UMD_F_2, whole genome shotgun sequence genomic DNA carries:
- the LOC134616245 gene encoding voltage-dependent calcium channel beta subunit-associated regulatory protein, with product MSNDLPVLTTLTESSTDVPVSAGQVENYVLLLVLLSAFAGGMLVLLSLLLLFCHRCCMGGRRYSRASDDPEKTNTTYAEDSQPTQEITIRLDESDALSASSCHDGESERFISTGSTGRRVSFNESALYEQEKTTQDKGRRYTLTEGDFHHLKKARLTHLHLPPAPCDLKILTIMECDSTESSTINISETAAPKLPLTIYQPAKKRVSDWMGQSLSGGLPGDRHHSVILDEGPRQSFSAMKPQHTRSQTMEAIGDRGEAESETSQTVGQASVLHFFSKLRRHASLEGAGPYFRRWKFDTTHRAASLDAKGSPKRRPFQRQRAASETTDHAEDDSSPLRDEAIESFPHTPIQTSGLQSLSAESLSHPQTAPTSSVFLSRLNLEAMVEVGGSSNRREEFSLPPDRCLAQRQEEVTVNGTGTLKEAVVGTAAGSGGDGLESADEDELFGTQQEAVIPERFEDMLRKDAKTDGAMADARKKNEVEPDDGDEVVLGAEARQRTDSGSSLSFMLRQESLEAPPSLYRDIWSLRASLELYASSDQSSTDRESIRSDADSVSSLGGAGARSGLDSCLSQDLDDEPEGDGEGEGLEGGTRGALGLDSEMGSGPGGEGEGGNRKLLQMDSGYASIEAPSRAPEEMRLFGTPGAPRGKTASERRLFFTNSGRKGSVCESIEARLFQEELEDEMANSTEPEEKLKEKPQSGSQTLTLQDSHQPLKSLHPQKSPESQTQLMSPLVKTIPQPTSPHRTRLRRRDYSIDEKTDALFNEFLRHDPRFDQQDSPLRSRHRSRVHLRKQWQRHKQYSDPGSSSGGRYSPSLERQRFTPLRRGDSAGYPLDTRYHSTLSRIASAADEEASEVAASEEAAKERAESADPSHEGAAEDSPQSPANKTSEGDEATTKSSSCCAASAGETDGCQASAERQTAESTTCQSVTTVPAQTSFMDPRVDNKNNNSSQAILSEVSLQAQSSLTDKLAVSVEERLYSVLRSTEISQGEPERVLTVARTASPGFSPT from the exons GATGTGCCGGTGTCGGCCGGTCAGGTAGAGAACTATGTCTTGCTGTTGGTGCTCCTGAGCGCTTTCGCCGGGGGGATGCTGGTcctgctctccctcctgctcctctTCTGTCACCGCTGCTGCATGGGTGGGCGACGCTACTCCAG AGCGAGCGATGACCCTGAGAAGACAAACACCACTTATGCTGAGGATTCTCAGCCCACGCAAG AAATCACCATTCGTCTAGATGAATCAGATGCCCTCTCAGCATCGAGCTGTCACGATGGAGAGTCAGAACGATTCATCTCAACCGGGTCCACAGGCCGCAGAGTCTCCTTCAATGAGTCTGCACTTTATGAACAGGAGAAGACGACTCAGGACAAAGGACGCAG GTACACCCTGACCGAAGGAGACTTCCACCACCTGAAAAAAGCCCGGCTGACCCACCTTCACCTGCCTCCGGCACCATGTGACCTAAAAATACTCACCATCATGGAGTGCGACTCAACAGAGAGCAGCACCATAAACATCAGTGAGACAGCAGCTCCCAAGCTACCCCTCACCATCTACCAG CCCGCTAAGAAGAGAGTCTCTGACTGGATGGGCCAGAGCCTCAGCGGGGGTCTGCCAGGAGACCGACACCACTCCGTCATCCTGGATGAGGGGCCCAGGCAGTCTTTTTCAGCCATGAAACCACAGCACACACGCTCTCAGACA ATGGAGGCTATTGGCGACAGGGGAGAGGCCGAGAGTGAGACGAGTCAAACTGTGGGCCAAGCTTCAGTTCTGCATTTCTTCTCCAAACTGCGGCGTCACGCCAGTCTGGAGGGGGCAGGGCCTTACTTCAGGAGGTGGAAGTTTGACACCACGCATCGCGCTGCAAGTCTCGATGCCAAAG GGTCCCCCAAGAGAAGGCCCTTTCAGAGacagagagcagccagtgaaACCACTGATCACGCTGAAGACGATTCCTCTCCTCTCCGAGATGAGGCCATTGAATCTTTTCCACATACACCCATCCAGACCAGTGGCCTCCAATCACTCTCTGCAGAGTCTCTCTCTCATCCCCAAACTGCACCCACATCTTCAGTCTTCCTTAGCAG GCTTAATCTGGAGGCCATGGTGGAGGTAGGTGGTAGCAGCAACAGGAGAGAAGAGTTCAGTTTGCCACCAGATCGCTGCCTCGCCCAGAGGCAAGAGGAGGTTACAGTTAATGGAACAGGAACGCTGAAAGAGGCAGTCGTAGGAACAGCAGCAGGATCGGGAGGAGACGGGCTGGAGTCAGCGGACGAAGATGAGTTGTTTGGGACGCAACAAGAAGCTGTCATTCCGGAAAGGTTtgaagacatgttgaggaaaGACGCAAAAACAGATGGTGCGATGGCAGACGCAAGGAAAAAGAACGAGGTAGAGCCAGATGATGGAGACGAAGTGGTGTTGGGGGCAGAAGCCAGACAAAGGACCGACTCGGGCTCATCGCTTTCCTTCATGCTTCGCCAGGAGAGCCTGGAGGCGCCTCCTTCCTTGTACAGAGACATTTGGAGCTTGCGAGCCTCTCTGGAGCTGTATGCCTCCTCAGACCAGAGCAGCACAGACCGGGAGTCCATCCGCAGCGATGCAGACAGCGTCTCATCCCTTGGCGGTGCAGGAGCTCGTTCTGGCCTCGACAGCTGCTTGTCCCAAGACCTGGATGATGAGCCTGAAGGAGATGGGGAGGGAGAGGGGTTGGAAGGGGGAACCAGAGGGGCATTGGGTTTAGACAGTGAGATGGGAAGTGGACCTGGGGGAGAGGGTGAGGGGGGGAACAGAAAGCTCCTTCAGATGGACAGTGGTTACGCCTCCATCGAAGCTCCATCCAGGGCCCCTGAGGAGATGCGACTGTTTGGGACTCCCGGAGCCCCACGAGGGAAAACGGCATCAGAGAGGAGGTTGTTTTTCACCAACTCCGGTAGAAAGGGTTCAGTATGTGAGAGCATCGAGGCCAGGCTGTTtcaggaggagctggaggatGAGATGGCAAACAGCACCGAGCCAGAGGAGAAACTAAAGGAGAAACCACAGAGCGGCAGCCAAACTCTCACCCTCCAAGATTCACATCAACCTCTGAAATCTCTTCACCCTCAGAAATCTCCAGAATCGCAAACACAGCTGATGTCTCCACTTGTGAAAACAATCCCACAGCCCACCAGTCCTCACCGAACACGTCTCCGCCGCCGTGACTACAGCATAGATGAGAAGACGGATGCCCTATTTAACGAGTTCCTTCGCCACGACCCACGGTTCGACCAGCAGGACTCCCCGTTACGTTCCAGGCACCGATCCAGAGTTCACCTCCGGAAACAGTGGCAAAGACATAAGCAATACAGCGATCCTGGCTCGAGCTCTGGGGGAAGATACTCCCCGTCTTTGGAGAGGCAGAGGTTCACGCCGCTGAGGAGAGGGGACAGCGCTGGTTACCCTCTGGACACCAGATACCACAGCACCCTCTCGCGCATCGCAAGTGCTGCTGATGAAGAAGCCAGCGAGGTCGCGGCTTCTGAGGAGGCAGCAAAGGAAAGAGCAGAGAGCGCAGATCCATCACACGAAGGCGCGGCAGAGGATTCCCCACAAAGCCCTGCCAACAAAACATCCGAAGGAGATGAGGCAACAACAAAGAGCAGCTCTTGTTGTGCAGCTTCAGCTGGCGAGACCGATGGCTGCCAAGCCTccgcagagagacagacagcagaAAGCACAACTTGCCAGTCTGTAACCACTGTGCCTGCACAAACGAGCTTCATGGACCCAAGAGTTgacaacaagaacaacaacagcagtcagGCTATCCTATCAGAGGTCTCCCTGCAGGCACAGAGCAGTCTGACAGACAAGCTGGCTGTGTCAGTGGAAGAGAGGCTTTACAGCGTCCTGCGCAGCACAGAGATCAGCCAGGGGGAACCGGAGCGTGTGCTCACAGTGGCTCGCACAGCCTCACCTGGATTCAGTCCCACGTAA